Genomic window (Verrucomicrobiia bacterium):
ACTCGGGTTTGCGGACTTGCGGCCGGAGGGAATCTTACACTTCTGGCCGAGCAGGCGCGAGCGTTCGGCGTCAAAAAAGTCGTCCTGAAGGACGAAAAAACGGCGGAGGAGTTCCGCCGTTTTGGTTTTTCAGGGGTGGAGGTTTGGAGCGGCATCGACGGACTTTGCCGGCTCACTTCGCTTCCGGAAGCAGACACGGTGGTCAACGGACTGGTCGGTTCGCTCGGGCTGCGGCCCTCCCTTGCCGCTTTGGAAGCGGGGAAACGGCTTTGCCTGGCGAACAAGGAGGCGTTGGTGATGGGGGGAGGGCTGGTTTTGGCGGCCAGGGAACGGGGCAAGGGGGAGTTGGTTCCAATAGATTCCGAGCATTCAGCCCTCTTTCAATGTCTGTTGGCCGGAAAAGGCAAGGAAGTGCGGCGGGTTTTTTTGACCGCCTCGGGCGGGCCGTTTTTCTCTTGGCCGAAGGAGAAGATGCTGGCCGCCCGTCCGTCGGAAGCCCTGAAGCACCCCACATGGACCATGGGGAAGAAAATCACCATCGATTCGGCCACGCTTTTCAACAAGGCCTTGGAAGTCATCGAGGCGCACTTCCTTTTTGGTTTGGCGCCGGAGCAGATTGAGGTGGTCGTTCATCCCCAATCCATTGTCCATTCGTTGGTAGAATTCGCCGACCGCTCGACTGTCGCGCAACTGGGGCCGCCGGATATGCGTATTCCAATACAGTATGCTTTATCGTATCCAGAGCGATGGGAAAACCCATCTGTTTCCTTCGGACCGATGAGCTTTGGCCAATTGAATTTTGCGCCGATCGACCACGATAAGTTTCCTTCCGTAAAAATGGCGTATCGCGCTTTGCAAATGGGCGGGACGGCGCCGGCGGCGCTGGCGGCGGCGGATGAGTGCGCCGTTGGGCTGTATCTGGAAGAGAAAATCAGCTTCGGCGAGATTTTTGAACTGGTTGAAGAGACCTTGCAGGCGCATAGGCCGATTGAATCCCCCACGGTGGAGGAAATCGAGGGAACCGAGCGGTGGGCGCATTCGTTTATATCCGATAGAGTAAAAGTGAACGCATGACAACCCTTTTAGCGACCATTTTTGTTTTGGGACTTTTGGTATTCGTCCACGAGCTGGGGCATTTTTTGGCGGCCAAGCGGGCAGGGGTGCGGGTGGAGCGGTTTTCGCTTGGCTTTCCGCCCAAGCTTATCGGGAAGAAAATCGGGGAGACGGAATATATGATTTCCTGGCTCCCGCTCGGCGGATACGTCAAGCTGGCCGGGGAGTCCTTGGACGAGGAAGAAAGCAACCAGCCGTACAGCTTGCAGGTCAAGCCGGCCTGGGTGAAGGCAATCATTTTCGCCGCCGGGCCGTTGATGAATTTCCTTACCGCCTTTCTGTTGCTCTGGGGGGTTTTCTACGTCAGCGGGGATGTGGAAATCGACAAAAGCAAAATCGTCATCGGCACGGTGGCGCCCGGCAGCCCGGCGGAGCGTGCGGGCATCAAGCCGGGGGACATTATTTTTTCCCTGAACGGGGAGCGAATCGGGCGGTTCGACTCGCTGGCGGAAAAGATTTATTCCCTTCCCGGGCAGGCGGTTGAGCTGGCCTGGGTTTCCGGAAACGACACCCTCCGTAAAACCCTCGTTACAATGAAGGAGGAAAGCTACAACGAAAAAGGGGAAAAAATCTTCGTGGGGCGGGTGGGCATCCAGCAGGCGTTTTCGCGCAAGCCGGTCGGGTTTTTCACCGCCGGGGAGCGGGCGGGAATCACCACCGTGGCCTTTACCGGCCAAGTTGTCCGTTTCGTTAAAGGGCTTTTCACCCGGGAGTTTTCGCTCAAGTCGGTGGGGGGGCCGGTGTTCATTTCCAAAATCGCCGGGCAGGAGGCCAGCCGGGGGTTTTCGTCGCTTTTGTTCTTCACCGCTCTTTTATCCGTCAATCTGGCCCTCTTAAATTTGTTTCCCATCCCGGCCTTGGACGGAGGGCATCTTTTGTTTTTGGCGATCGAGGGGATCATCCGGCGGCCGATTTCGGTCAAGGCACGGGCCATCGTCACCCAAATCGGGTTCGGGCTTTTACTTTTGCTCATTGTTTTCGTAACTTACAACGACGTGATGCGGCTTTTTCAGTGAAGCTTTACGCCAAAACTTTACGTATAAAAAATAGATGAGCCAAGGAGCGTTATGAGCAAAGGGTACGAAGGAAAAAAAGAGCAGTCCAAAGCGGACCGTTTCTGGTACGGGGTCTGGGACTGGATTAAATCGTTGGCCATCGCCATCGTTCTGGCCCTGGTCATAAAAACCACGCTCGTGGAGGCGTACAAAATCCCCTCCGGCTCGATGGAGAATACGCTTTTGGTGGGGGATTTTCTTCTGGCCAACAAGTTTTTGTACGGCGCCAAGCTGCCGCTTCTGCCGTATCATCTCCCTGCCCTGCGGGAGCCGGTGCCGGGGGACGTCATCATCTTCAAGTATCCCGGCGACGGCAAGACCAACTACATCAAGCGGCTGATTGCCACGGAAGGGCAGACGGTGGAAATCGTCAACAAGCGGGTTTATGTGGACGGCAAGCCGGTCTCGCTGCCGCCCGAAGGGAAAACCGACCCCGGGCCGATTTTGCCGCACTATCCGGGAGGGGCCTACGCCCCTTTTTCCTTCAACCAGTTCGACGGGAGCACGGCCTACAACCGGGACAACTTCGGGCCGTACCGGGTGCCGAAGGGGGGGCTTTTTGTGATGGGGGACAACCGGGACAACAGCTTTGATTCCCGCTTTTGGGGACCGGTGCCGAGGGAACTGGTGATGGGGAAGGCCTTGGTCATCCACTGGTCGTGGG
Coding sequences:
- the dxr gene encoding 1-deoxy-D-xylulose-5-phosphate reductoisomerase, yielding MRSIAVLGATGSIGTQTLEVASRFPDKTRVCGLAAGGNLTLLAEQARAFGVKKVVLKDEKTAEEFRRFGFSGVEVWSGIDGLCRLTSLPEADTVVNGLVGSLGLRPSLAALEAGKRLCLANKEALVMGGGLVLAARERGKGELVPIDSEHSALFQCLLAGKGKEVRRVFLTASGGPFFSWPKEKMLAARPSEALKHPTWTMGKKITIDSATLFNKALEVIEAHFLFGLAPEQIEVVVHPQSIVHSLVEFADRSTVAQLGPPDMRIPIQYALSYPERWENPSVSFGPMSFGQLNFAPIDHDKFPSVKMAYRALQMGGTAPAALAAADECAVGLYLEEKISFGEIFELVEETLQAHRPIESPTVEEIEGTERWAHSFISDRVKVNA
- the rseP gene encoding RIP metalloprotease RseP, with translation MTTLLATIFVLGLLVFVHELGHFLAAKRAGVRVERFSLGFPPKLIGKKIGETEYMISWLPLGGYVKLAGESLDEEESNQPYSLQVKPAWVKAIIFAAGPLMNFLTAFLLLWGVFYVSGDVEIDKSKIVIGTVAPGSPAERAGIKPGDIIFSLNGERIGRFDSLAEKIYSLPGQAVELAWVSGNDTLRKTLVTMKEESYNEKGEKIFVGRVGIQQAFSRKPVGFFTAGERAGITTVAFTGQVVRFVKGLFTREFSLKSVGGPVFISKIAGQEASRGFSSLLFFTALLSVNLALLNLFPIPALDGGHLLFLAIEGIIRRPISVKARAIVTQIGFGLLLLLIVFVTYNDVMRLFQ
- the lepB gene encoding signal peptidase I, with the translated sequence MSKGYEGKKEQSKADRFWYGVWDWIKSLAIAIVLALVIKTTLVEAYKIPSGSMENTLLVGDFLLANKFLYGAKLPLLPYHLPALREPVPGDVIIFKYPGDGKTNYIKRLIATEGQTVEIVNKRVYVDGKPVSLPPEGKTDPGPILPHYPGGAYAPFSFNQFDGSTAYNRDNFGPYRVPKGGLFVMGDNRDNSFDSRFWGPVPRELVMGKALVIHWSWERSDGDPEINFAKPWTVGTVLAYDLFHLPSRVRWGRLANLIN